The following are from one region of the Salicibibacter kimchii genome:
- a CDS encoding DUF6884 domain-containing protein, whose amino-acid sequence MHTLAILPCGNKKIWDKEGDIGPVPARDAYIGTFHRLCRAYAEMFYPQWVILSAKHGFLQPEDTVSGPYDLSFSHKSDDIISMQSLAEQVQKKRLSDFQHFVVLTGKKYKPIIEKSLGPHADIEMPLLGSRGIGEMQQKLKQAVKEERPLQ is encoded by the coding sequence TTGCATACGCTCGCCATTCTTCCATGTGGAAATAAAAAAATATGGGATAAAGAAGGGGACATTGGGCCAGTACCGGCGCGAGATGCTTACATTGGAACATTTCACCGTCTGTGCCGTGCGTATGCAGAGATGTTTTATCCCCAATGGGTGATTTTATCAGCGAAACATGGATTTTTGCAGCCGGAGGATACTGTTTCCGGGCCTTACGATTTGTCGTTTAGTCATAAAAGTGATGACATTATTTCAATGCAAAGTTTAGCTGAACAAGTCCAAAAGAAACGACTGAGTGATTTTCAACATTTCGTCGTCCTTACCGGTAAAAAATACAAGCCCATCATTGAAAAAAGCCTTGGTCCACATGCCGACATTGAGATGCCGCTACTTGGAAGTCGCGGGATCGGCGAAATGCAGCAAAAGTTAAAGCAAGCGGTCAAAGAGGAGCGACCGCTGCAGTGA